In the Cellulomonas sp. C5510 genome, GAGCCGCGGCCCGGCACCGGCCGGCAGCGTCCGCACGTACGGGTCGAACGCGAGCTGCCGGTCCTCGGCCACGCCGGCGCCGAGCGTGAACAGGCACGCGGACATCACCGCGAACGTCCCGAGCTGGGCCACCGCGCCGACCGACGCGAGCGGGTCGTCCGCGACAGCCCGCTGCGGCACCACGAAGAACAGCAGAGCCAGCCCCGGGAACAGCAGGTTGCCGATCAGGGCGATCGGGACGCGCACTGTCTCCAGCACCTGGAACCGGGTGTGCAGCCAGGCGAGCCGGAGCCACGGGCGGGTCGTGGCGGCGGGCGGGGTCATCGCGCCTCCTCCGGGGTCGTCCGTGGGCGGTCCGGCCCGTCGGCGGTGAGCGCGAGGAACGCCTCCTCGAGGGACGCACCGCGCACCTCCAGGTCGCGGAACGGCACGTCGGCGCGCACGAGGTCTCGCACGACGGCGTCCGCGTCGGACGCGAGCAGCACGGTCCGCCGGCCCTCGTGACGGACGTCCAGCACGCCCGGCAGCGCGGCGACCCGCGCCTCGTCGGCGGGCGGCAGCTCGATGAGCACCCGGCGCGCCGCCGCCATCGCCAGCACCGCCGGCAGCGTGTCGTCCACCAGCACCCGCCCGGACCCGATGACGACCACCCGCCGCGCGAGCGCCTCGATCTCCTCCAGGTAGTGGCTGGTCACGACCACCGTGGCGCCGCCCGCCTGGTAGTCGCGCAGCGCCTGCCACAGCACGTGCCGCGCCTCGACGTCCAGGCCGGTCGTCGGCTCGTCCAGCAGCACCACCCGCGGGCGCCCCACGAGGGAGAGCGCGACCGCGAGCCTCCGCCGCTGCCCGCCCGACAGGCCACCGGTCTGCCGGCGCGCGAGGCCCGTCAGGTCGAACCTCTCCAGCACCTCGTCCCGCGGCATCGGGTCCGGGTAGTGCCCGGCCACCAGGTCCACGACCTCACCCACGCGCAGCGTCGACGGCAGGCCCGTCTCCTGCGGCGTGGTCCCGAGGCCGGTGCGCGACGCGGGGTCCCGCGGGTCGCCGCCGAACAGCCGCACCGTGCCGGAGTCCGGTCGGCGCAGCCCGCCCAGCAGCGACAGGAGAGTCGACTTGCCGGCACCGTTCGGGCCGAGCAGCCCGACGAGCTCCCCCTCGCCGACGGTCAGGGACACGTCGTCCAGCGCGGTCACCGTGCCGTAGCGGCGGGTGACGTGGTCGACCTCGATCACGGCTGTCACGACCGCGAACCTACGGACCTCGACGGCGGCGGCACAACCCGCTCGGCCCGGGCTGGCCCGCCACTCCGCGAGGCCCGGACCGGAACCGGACCGACCTCGCCCAGCGTCCCCCCGGCGGACGTCCAGCCGCGCCCCCTACCCTGCCCGGGTGACCTCCGACCAGTCGCCCCGGCTGCCCGCACCGGCCGTGCCCGGCACGCCCCCGGTGTCCGACCGCGCGTGGCGCCGCCGCCTCACGGCCGAGGT is a window encoding:
- a CDS encoding ABC transporter ATP-binding protein, whose amino-acid sequence is MTAVIEVDHVTRRYGTVTALDDVSLTVGEGELVGLLGPNGAGKSTLLSLLGGLRRPDSGTVRLFGGDPRDPASRTGLGTTPQETGLPSTLRVGEVVDLVAGHYPDPMPRDEVLERFDLTGLARRQTGGLSGGQRRRLAVALSLVGRPRVVLLDEPTTGLDVEARHVLWQALRDYQAGGATVVVTSHYLEEIEALARRVVVIGSGRVLVDDTLPAVLAMAAARRVLIELPPADEARVAALPGVLDVRHEGRRTVLLASDADAVVRDLVRADVPFRDLEVRGASLEEAFLALTADGPDRPRTTPEEAR